In Flavivirga abyssicola, the following are encoded in one genomic region:
- a CDS encoding LytR/AlgR family response regulator transcription factor codes for MNCIIIDDEATARAIISQLCINIPRLNILEEFPNAIQAIKYLNQNHVDLIFLDIHMPDFTGFDFIQTLKNPPKIILTTSDTNFAIEAFEYDCIVDYLVKPIALPRFEKAIQKAEATNSEPVKSRESVDAVETASGNDLYINIDRRLIKLDIPSIYLIEAKGDYINVKTEDKNYTVHSTLKKIEEKLPDSLFLKVHRSYIINIKKIIDIEDNSVLIKKDVIPVSRSNRPELMKRLNLL; via the coding sequence ATGAATTGTATTATTATTGATGACGAAGCTACTGCTAGAGCTATTATCTCTCAGCTTTGTATAAATATCCCAAGATTAAATATTCTCGAAGAATTTCCCAATGCGATTCAAGCCATTAAATATCTAAATCAAAATCATGTAGATCTTATCTTTTTAGATATACATATGCCAGATTTTACAGGATTTGATTTTATTCAAACGTTAAAAAATCCACCTAAAATAATTCTAACAACTTCAGACACTAACTTTGCAATCGAAGCTTTTGAATACGATTGTATTGTAGATTACTTGGTAAAACCCATAGCTTTGCCACGTTTTGAAAAAGCGATTCAAAAAGCAGAAGCAACCAATTCGGAACCTGTAAAAAGTAGAGAGTCAGTAGATGCTGTAGAAACAGCTTCAGGTAATGATTTATATATAAATATAGACAGACGTTTAATAAAACTAGATATTCCTAGTATCTATCTCATAGAGGCAAAAGGCGATTATATCAACGTGAAAACGGAAGATAAAAATTACACGGTGCATTCTACTTTAAAAAAGATTGAAGAGAAGTTGCCAGATTCACTATTCCTCAAAGTACACCGTTCGTACATCATTAATATTAAAAAAATCATAGACATTGAAGATAATAGCGTACTGATTAAAAAAGATGTGATTCCAGTAAGTCGTTCTAATAGACCAGAACTGATGAAGCGTTTAAATTTATTGTAA
- a CDS encoding Hpt domain-containing protein: MRELPNLSYIDTLSGGDEAFKAKLITIIKNEFPSEKDIYIKNIEAKNFKESAENVHKIKHKISILGLEKSYKIADDFENNLKEGSMVGKQDFDTILKLITDFLKTL; encoded by the coding sequence ATGAGGGAACTGCCTAATTTGTCATACATAGATACGCTTTCAGGCGGGGATGAGGCTTTTAAAGCCAAGTTGATAACTATTATTAAAAATGAGTTTCCGAGCGAAAAAGATATTTACATAAAGAATATTGAGGCTAAAAACTTTAAAGAATCAGCAGAAAATGTACACAAAATTAAACATAAAATTAGTATTTTAGGACTTGAAAAAAGTTATAAGATAGCTGACGATTTTGAAAATAATTTAAAAGAAGGCAGTATGGTAGGTAAACAAGATTTCGATACCATTTTAAAACTTATTACAGACTTTTTAAAGACACTATAA
- a CDS encoding PAS domain-containing sensor histidine kinase — MSQDQIDMLKRALAREKAARKQAEKILEDKAAELYEAKQKLEKSYSELEALLDKTDSQLQGVFENIVDAYVIIDLQGYILKMNDAAVDMLGFDDAKENFNLIKMAAPAETKRVTDSFKSLLKNGAITDFFLNIITRKKESKLVHINASVIYDKGIPVAAQGIVRDITIAKQNEEQLIESENRLSTLILNLDSGVLLEDENRKIVLTNKKFCELFGIPISPELMVGQDCSNAAEHSKTLFVDAEKFISKINETLKNKKTVLGDELKMLDGKILERDYIPIFKNNVYKGHLWSYRDVTLKRNYHQSLEAQRQKYSNIIANMNLGLVEADNDGKILMINQSFSEMSGYLEKELIGRTGKELFLTEENAEVIETKDVKRDKGESHSYEIKVKNKSKEDRHWLISGAPNYNLNGELVGSIGVHLDITEIKKLELQKEKLLVKLEKSNDELQEYAHIVSHDLKSPLRSIDALVNWIKEDNKGKLDAVSIQNFELIETTLEKMEQLISDILLYSSISSEASEKEPVDLNDVVNELKTILFVPEHISINVLNKLPIVKGDKTKLKQLFQNLISNGVKFNDKEEGIIEIDVLEQKSFYQFSIKDNGVGIEKEYHHKIFKIFHSLNTSKESTGIGLSIVKKIVDLYKGEIWIDSEVGNGTTFYFTLKK, encoded by the coding sequence ATGAGTCAAGATCAAATTGACATGTTAAAACGTGCACTCGCACGCGAAAAAGCAGCCAGAAAACAGGCAGAAAAAATCCTTGAAGATAAAGCAGCCGAATTATACGAGGCCAAACAAAAATTAGAAAAATCTTATTCGGAGCTAGAAGCATTACTGGATAAAACAGATTCTCAGTTGCAAGGTGTTTTTGAGAATATCGTTGATGCCTATGTTATTATAGATCTTCAAGGGTATATTCTAAAAATGAATGATGCTGCCGTAGATATGTTGGGGTTTGATGATGCTAAGGAAAATTTCAACCTTATAAAAATGGCAGCACCAGCAGAGACTAAACGTGTTACAGATTCATTTAAGTCTTTATTAAAAAATGGTGCCATTACAGATTTTTTTCTAAATATTATTACCAGAAAAAAAGAATCCAAATTGGTTCATATTAATGCTAGTGTTATTTACGATAAAGGTATTCCTGTAGCAGCACAAGGCATTGTTAGAGACATAACCATAGCCAAACAAAATGAGGAACAATTAATTGAATCTGAAAATAGATTATCAACGCTCATTCTCAATTTAGATAGTGGTGTTTTACTTGAAGATGAAAACAGGAAAATAGTGCTCACTAACAAGAAGTTTTGTGAGTTGTTTGGTATTCCTATATCTCCAGAATTAATGGTAGGGCAGGATTGTTCAAATGCAGCAGAGCATAGCAAAACCCTGTTTGTAGATGCAGAAAAATTCATATCAAAAATCAATGAAACCCTAAAAAACAAAAAGACTGTTTTAGGAGATGAACTTAAAATGCTAGATGGGAAAATTTTGGAGCGCGATTATATCCCTATTTTTAAAAACAATGTATATAAAGGGCATTTATGGAGTTATAGGGATGTTACTTTAAAACGAAATTATCACCAAAGCTTAGAAGCTCAAAGACAAAAATATAGCAATATTATTGCCAACATGAACTTAGGTTTGGTTGAAGCTGATAATGATGGTAAAATACTAATGATTAACCAGAGTTTTTCTGAAATGTCAGGGTATTTAGAAAAAGAACTCATAGGAAGAACGGGTAAGGAACTATTCTTAACTGAAGAAAACGCTGAAGTTATAGAAACTAAAGACGTAAAGCGCGATAAAGGAGAGTCACACTCGTATGAAATAAAGGTTAAAAATAAATCAAAAGAAGATAGGCATTGGTTAATAAGTGGTGCTCCCAACTATAATTTAAATGGGGAATTGGTAGGGTCTATAGGTGTTCATTTAGATATCACTGAGATAAAAAAATTGGAACTCCAGAAAGAAAAATTGTTAGTAAAGCTGGAAAAAAGTAATGATGAGTTACAAGAATATGCGCACATAGTGTCTCATGATTTAAAGTCACCATTACGTAGTATAGATGCTTTAGTGAATTGGATAAAAGAAGATAACAAAGGTAAGTTGGATGCTGTGAGTATTCAGAATTTCGAACTTATAGAAACAACATTAGAAAAGATGGAACAGCTTATTTCTGATATTTTGCTGTATTCCAGTATTAGTTCTGAGGCTTCCGAAAAAGAACCCGTAGATTTAAATGACGTAGTTAATGAACTAAAAACAATACTGTTTGTGCCAGAACACATTTCTATAAATGTACTTAACAAATTACCTATAGTAAAAGGCGATAAAACAAAGCTTAAGCAGCTATTTCAAAACTTAATAAGCAATGGCGTCAAGTTTAATGATAAAGAAGAAGGTATTATTGAAATAGATGTATTAGAACAAAAATCGTTTTATCAATTTTCAATAAAAGATAATGGAGTCGGTATTGAAAAGGAATATCATCATAAGATTTTTAAAATATTTCACTCTCTTAATACAAGTAAAGAATCAACAGGTATAGGGCTCTCTATAGTCAAAAAAATAGTTGACTTATATAAAGGCGAAATCTGGATTGATTCTGAAGTAGGAAATGGTACGACGTTTTATTTTACACTTAAAAAGTAA
- a CDS encoding heme NO-binding domain-containing protein produces the protein MKGIVFTEFLDLVEEKFGLEMVDTIISQSELESEGIYTAVGTYKFSEMLQLLQHLSAHTNIEIDDLLLVYAEHFFDVLKQSYPGLLATYKDPINMLASIENHIHVEVRKIYPDAELPTFEVVEKTDNSLVMVYKSSRAMHHFGLGLMNKTFEHFDATATIELEKIKEDGTEVKFLINKN, from the coding sequence ATGAAAGGTATTGTATTTACAGAGTTTTTAGATCTTGTTGAGGAAAAATTTGGATTAGAAATGGTCGATACCATTATATCCCAATCTGAGTTAGAGTCCGAAGGTATTTATACAGCAGTAGGAACTTATAAATTCTCAGAAATGCTTCAATTACTTCAGCATTTAAGTGCCCATACAAATATAGAAATAGACGATTTGTTGTTAGTTTATGCAGAACATTTTTTTGATGTTTTAAAGCAAAGCTATCCAGGGCTTTTAGCCACTTATAAAGATCCCATAAATATGTTGGCATCTATTGAAAATCATATTCATGTAGAAGTCAGAAAAATTTATCCAGATGCAGAATTGCCTACTTTCGAAGTTGTTGAAAAAACAGATAATTCACTTGTCATGGTATATAAATCAAGCAGAGCGATGCACCATTTTGGGTTGGGATTAATGAATAAAACATTCGAGCACTTTGATGCTACTGCTACCATAGAGTTAGAAAAAATAAAAGAAGACGGAACAGAGGTTAAGTTTTTAATTAATAAAAATTAA
- a CDS encoding response regulator: MKNNLKVLLIEDDMIEIMKLNRVISSLGLKHNIVEAHNGEEALKILEKKYELPHIILLDLNMPKINGLEFLSILKKDEKLRHIPAIILTTSNNQKDLLECYKLGIAGYVLKPLKYEDYVTKIENLLAYWSINELIEIK; this comes from the coding sequence ATGAAAAATAATTTAAAAGTTCTACTTATAGAAGACGACATGATTGAAATTATGAAGCTAAATAGGGTTATTTCATCTCTAGGCCTTAAGCATAATATCGTAGAAGCTCATAATGGGGAAGAAGCTTTAAAAATTTTAGAAAAAAAATACGAATTACCTCACATAATTTTATTAGATTTAAACATGCCAAAAATTAATGGTTTGGAGTTTTTGTCCATTTTAAAAAAAGATGAAAAGTTAAGACATATTCCTGCCATAATATTAACAACTTCAAATAACCAAAAAGATTTGTTAGAATGTTATAAATTAGGCATAGCTGGTTACGTTTTAAAACCTTTAAAATATGAGGATTATGTTACTAAAATAGAAAACTTACTGGCGTATTGGAGTATTAATGAATTAATAGAAATTAAGTAA
- a CDS encoding RNA methyltransferase — protein sequence MINNFENEFFGIGIQNGKTPENLGVLWRSAQNLGASFIFTIGNRYAKQACDTHNAVKSMPYFHYENFDDFFNNLPKGARIVGVELTDKAEDLETFHHPRRCVYLLGAEDHGLSNQAIEKSHFLVKFKSQLSLNVSVAGSIVMYDRGMDKPRI from the coding sequence ATGATAAATAACTTCGAAAACGAATTCTTTGGTATAGGCATCCAAAACGGAAAAACACCCGAAAACCTTGGTGTGCTTTGGAGATCGGCTCAAAATCTTGGAGCAAGTTTTATTTTTACCATCGGTAATAGATACGCTAAACAAGCTTGTGATACGCACAATGCCGTGAAATCTATGCCCTATTTTCATTATGAAAATTTTGATGATTTTTTTAATAACTTACCAAAGGGTGCCCGAATAGTTGGCGTAGAATTAACTGATAAAGCCGAAGATTTGGAAACCTTTCACCATCCTAGACGTTGTGTTTATTTACTAGGTGCAGAAGATCATGGGTTATCTAATCAAGCTATTGAAAAAAGTCATTTCCTGGTTAAATTTAAATCGCAATTGAGTTTGAATGTATCTGTAGCTGGAAGTATTGTGATGTACGACCGAGGTATGGATAAACCCAGAATATAA
- a CDS encoding rubredoxin, producing MMKEPYRLRINGGVVSPGELKYICEAAEGLGLDAISFGSRQDIIFPEEIDESKFDKFDKIQFIKPKRDGIENIVSSYVSADILPSTSWLTSDRYLYVIEQFKHKLSLRVNVIDPKQRLVPLYTGNINFIASEHEDYWYLYVRLPGWGKTQMYPALIYSWDMDKIELAIETILQEEPETIETLFELVSDAVDTNNRTVDKPLEVPFYPFPYYEGMNRIGTDSYWLGLYWRNNRYDLAFLKAMCDLCSENKIGKISITPWKSFIVKGIPSKSKLQWEKLLGKFGINVRHSMLEMNWHVPVNNKDALSLKKYLVTNFDQNDISTYGLTFGITSHESDTYNFTSIVIEKNKQPEAIGDFKIRDTYNLLYAKKFDPNTHEYIMHVQDVDKVELPGLLMELSQLYFEQLGTEQEEEKTVEIASETFEEEVYQCKDCLTVYNEAYGDMTQNIAKKTSFDSLPDTYECSLCEAPKSHFEKKVLVK from the coding sequence ATGATGAAAGAGCCGTATAGATTAAGAATTAATGGAGGGGTCGTATCTCCTGGCGAACTAAAATATATTTGTGAAGCTGCAGAAGGTTTGGGGTTGGATGCTATTTCTTTCGGTTCTCGTCAGGATATTATTTTTCCTGAAGAAATAGATGAAAGTAAGTTTGATAAATTTGATAAAATTCAATTTATCAAACCAAAAAGAGATGGTATAGAGAATATTGTATCCTCTTATGTGTCGGCAGATATATTACCAAGCACCTCATGGCTTACTAGTGACAGGTATTTGTATGTTATAGAGCAGTTCAAGCATAAATTGAGTTTAAGAGTCAATGTCATCGATCCGAAGCAACGTTTAGTGCCGTTATATACAGGAAACATAAACTTTATAGCGTCAGAGCATGAAGACTATTGGTATTTGTATGTAAGGCTTCCAGGTTGGGGGAAAACACAAATGTATCCTGCACTCATCTACAGTTGGGATATGGATAAGATCGAACTAGCCATTGAAACTATTTTACAAGAAGAACCAGAAACTATTGAAACACTTTTTGAATTAGTAAGCGATGCAGTCGATACTAATAATAGAACCGTAGATAAACCTTTAGAAGTCCCTTTCTATCCATTTCCATATTATGAAGGGATGAATCGAATTGGTACAGACAGTTATTGGCTGGGATTATATTGGAGGAATAACAGATATGATTTAGCTTTTTTAAAAGCCATGTGCGACTTATGTTCTGAAAATAAGATTGGTAAAATTTCAATTACACCTTGGAAATCTTTTATTGTTAAAGGAATTCCATCAAAGTCCAAACTACAATGGGAAAAGCTTTTAGGTAAATTTGGTATCAATGTACGCCATTCAATGTTAGAGATGAATTGGCACGTCCCAGTCAATAATAAAGACGCTTTAAGTTTAAAAAAATACCTCGTTACTAATTTTGATCAAAACGATATTAGTACATACGGATTAACATTTGGCATTACAAGCCATGAGAGTGATACTTATAATTTCACGTCTATTGTTATCGAGAAAAATAAGCAACCAGAGGCTATTGGAGATTTTAAAATTAGAGATACTTACAATTTGTTATACGCGAAGAAATTCGATCCGAATACACACGAATACATCATGCATGTTCAAGATGTCGATAAGGTAGAATTACCAGGGCTTTTAATGGAATTAAGTCAGTTGTATTTTGAACAACTAGGAACAGAGCAAGAAGAAGAGAAAACGGTTGAAATTGCTTCAGAGACATTTGAAGAAGAAGTATATCAATGCAAAGATTGTTTAACTGTTTATAATGAGGCTTATGGAGATATGACTCAAAATATAGCTAAAAAAACAAGCTTTGACAGTTTACCAGATACATATGAGTGTTCCCTTTGTGAAGCACCAAAGAGTCATTTTGAAAAGAAAGTGCTAGTAAAGTAA